In Oryctolagus cuniculus chromosome X, mOryCun1.1, whole genome shotgun sequence, a single window of DNA contains:
- the SLC7A3 gene encoding cationic amino acid transporter 3 isoform X1, which translates to MLWQALRRFGQKLVRRRTLEPGMAETRLARCLSTVDLVALGVGSTLGAGVYVLAGEVAKDKAGPSIVICFLVAALSSVLAGLCYAEFGARVPRSGSAYLYSYVTVGELWAFTTGWNLILSYVIGTASVARAWSSAFDNLIGNHISETLKGTISLHVPHVLAEYPDFFAMGLVLLLTGLLALGASESALVTKVFTAVNLLVLGFVIISGFIKGDVHNWKLSEENYELARTGLNDTSSLGPLGSGGFVPFGLQGILRGAATCFYAFVGFDCIATTGEEAKNPQSSIPMGIVISLLVCFLAYFGVSSALTLMMPYYLLQPESPLPEAFLHIGWAPARYVVAVGSLCALSTSLLGSMFPMPRVIYAMAEDGLLFRVLARIHTGTHTPILATVVSGVIAAFMAFIFKLTDLVDLMSIGTLLAYSLVAICVLILRYQPDQEVKTGDEEELQEEKTPGTEKLTLQGLFCPVNSIPTTLSGQVVYVCSSLLALLLTLLCLVLAQWPVPLLSGDPVWIAVVVLLLVLITGITGIIWRQPQSSTPLHFKVPALPLLPLMSMFVNVYLMMQMTAGTWARFGVWMLIGFAIYFGYGIRHSLEEIKSDKPSFKSRANILDLDLSSSCTH; encoded by the exons ATGCTGTGGCAGGCACTTCGCAGATTTGGTCAAAAGCTGGTACGCAGACGTACGCTGGAGCCAGGCATGGCAGAGACTCGCCTTGCCAGATGCCTGAGCACTGTGGATTTAGTGGCCCTAGGTGTGGGCAGCACATTGGGTGCAGGCGTGTATGTGCTGGCTGGTGAGGTGGCCAAAGATAAAGCAGGACCCTCCATTGTGATCTGCTTTTTGGTGGCTGCTCTGTCTTCTGTGTTGGCTGGGCTGTGCTATGCGGAGTTTGGTGCCCGGGTGCCCCGTTCTGGTTCTGCATATCTCTACAGCTATGTCACTGTGGGTGAGCTCTGGGCCTTCACCACTGGCTGGAACCTCATCCTCTCCTATGTCATCG GTACAGCCAGTGTGGCCCGGGCCTGGAGCTCTGCTTTTGACAACCTGATTGGGAATCACATCTCCGAGACTCTGAAGGGGACCATCTCACTGCATGTGCCCCATGTCCTTGCAGAGTACCCAGACTTCTTTGCTATGGGACTTGTGTTGCTGCTCACTG GATTGCTGGCTCTGGGGGCGAGTGAGTCGGCTCTGGTAACCAAAGTGTTCACGGCGGTGAACCTTTTGGTTCTCGGATTTGTCATCATCTCTGGCTTCATCAAGGGGGATGTGCACAACTGGAAGCTCTCGGAAGAGAATTATGAGTTGGCCAGGACTGGACTCAATGACACCTCTAG CTTGGGCCCTCTGGGCTCTGGAGGATTCGTGCCTTTCGGCCTCCAGGGGATCCTCCGTGGCGCAGCTACCTGTTTCTATGCATTTGTTGGTTTCGACTGTATTGCTACCACCG GGGAAGAGGCCAAGAATCCACAGAGTTCCATCCCCATGGGCATTGTGATCTCACTGTTGGTCTGCTTTTTGGCGTATTTTGGTGTCTCTTCGGCACTCACCCTCATGATGCCTTACTACCTGCTGCAGCCTGAGAGCCCTTTGCCTGAGGCATTTCTCCATATCGGATGGGCCCCTGCCCGCTACGTTGTGGCTGTCGGCTCCCTCTGTGCTCTTTCTACCAG CCTCTTGGGCTCTATGTTCCCCATGCCTCGGGTGATCTACGCAATGGCAGAGGATGGCCTTCTGTTCCGTGTCCTTGCCCGCATCCACACCGGCACACACACCCCCATCCTGGCCACAGTGGTCTCTGGCGTGATTGCAG CATTCATGGCATTCATCTTTAAACTCACGGATCTTGTGGACCTCATGTCAATTGGGACCCTGCTTGCTTACTCCCTGGTAGCTATCTGTGTTCTCATCCTCAG GTATCAGCCTGACCAGGAGGTGAAGACTGGGGATGAAGAGGAGTTGCAGGAGGAGAAGACGCCTGGAACAGAGAAGCTGACCCTTCAGGGACTGTTTTGCCCAGTCAATTCTATCCCCACCACACTCTCTGGTCAAGTTGTCTATGTTTGTTCCTCGCTGCTTG CTCTATTGCTGACTCTCCTTTGCCTGGTGTTGGCCCAGTGGCcagttccactgctttctggagACCCAGTGTGGATTGCAGTGGTTGTATTGCTCCTGGTGCTCATTACTGGAATTACTGGGATCATCTGGAGACAGCCACAGAGTTCCACTCCCCTTCACTTTAAG GTGCCTGCTTTGCCTCTCCTCCCACTCATGAGCATGTTTGTGAATGTTTACCTTATGATGCAAATGACAGCTGGAACCTGGGCCCGATTTGGGGTCTGGATGCTGATTG GGTTTGCTATCTATTTCGGCTATGGAATCCGGCACAGCCTGGAAGAGATTAAGAGTGACAAACCCTCATTTAAGTCTAGGGCTAATATTCTAGACCTTGATCTTAGCAGTTCCTGTACCCATTAG